The Bacteroidota bacterium genome has a window encoding:
- the rpmD gene encoding 50S ribosomal protein L30 gives MAKVKITLVRSGIDRPESQKRTLKALGLTKMHRSVEVEATAQIRGMINKVQHLVEVKEA, from the coding sequence ATGGCAAAAGTTAAAATCACCCTTGTCCGTAGCGGCATTGACCGTCCCGAGAGCCAGAAGCGTACGCTGAAGGCACTTGGCCTGACGAAGATGCACCGCAGCGTCGAGGTGGAAGCCACCGCCCAGATCCGGGGCATGATCAACAAGGTCCAGCACCTGGTAGAGGTGAAGGAAGCCTAA
- the infA gene encoding translation initiation factor IF-1 — protein sequence MAKQANIEQDGKITEALSNAMFRVELENGHEIIAHISGKMRMHYIKILPGDKVKVEMSPYDLTKGRITYRYKR from the coding sequence TTGGCCAAACAAGCAAATATCGAACAGGACGGGAAGATCACCGAAGCCCTCTCCAACGCCATGTTCCGCGTGGAATTGGAGAACGGTCACGAGATCATCGCCCATATTTCCGGTAAGATGAGAATGCACTATATCAAGATCCTGCCCGGGGATAAAGTCAAGGTGGAAATGTCGCCTTACGACCTGACGAAAGGAAGAATCACTTACCGCTATAAACGATAA
- a CDS encoding 50S ribosomal protein L18, with protein MLKKQQRRSNIRYRIRKTVKGTAERPRLSVFRSNKQIYAQLIDDVQGVTLAAVSSAAKEMTATKGPKVDLAREVGKKIAEKAVQSGIKTCVFDRGGYLYHGRVKALAEGAREAGLQF; from the coding sequence ATGTTGAAGAAGCAACAACGCCGGAGCAATATCCGCTACCGCATCCGCAAGACGGTTAAAGGCACCGCCGAGCGTCCCCGCCTGTCGGTGTTCCGCAGCAACAAGCAGATCTACGCCCAGTTGATCGATGACGTGCAGGGGGTAACCCTGGCAGCCGTATCATCGGCAGCGAAGGAGATGACTGCAACCAAAGGACCGAAGGTCGATCTGGCCCGCGAAGTCGGCAAGAAGATCGCCGAGAAGGCTGTCCAGAGCGGCATCAAGACCTGCGTGTTCGACCGTGGCGGTTACCTGTACCATGGCCGGGTGAAAGCCCTGGCCGAAGGGGCCCGCGAAGCCGGACTCCAATTCTAA
- the rpsM gene encoding 30S ribosomal protein S13 — protein MARIAGIDLPKNKRGEIGLTYIYGIGHTSAQRILREAGIDFNTKVSEWNDDQLNKIRSIINEMKVEGALRSETQLNIKRLVDINSYRGMRHRNGLPVRGQRTRTNCRTRKGKRKTIANKKKASKM, from the coding sequence ATGGCACGTATTGCTGGTATCGATTTACCAAAAAACAAACGCGGAGAGATCGGGCTGACCTACATCTACGGGATCGGTCACACCTCTGCACAACGGATCCTCCGGGAAGCCGGTATCGACTTCAACACCAAGGTGTCGGAGTGGAACGACGACCAACTCAACAAGATCCGATCGATCATCAACGAGATGAAGGTGGAAGGTGCGCTCCGTTCGGAGACGCAACTGAACATCAAGCGTCTGGTGGATATCAACAGCTACCGCGGCATGCGGCACCGGAACGGTCTGCCCGTTCGTGGTCAGCGCACCCGTACCAACTGTCGTACCCGTAAGGGTAAACGTAAGACCATTGCCAACAAGAAGAAGGCATCTAAAATGTAA
- the rplF gene encoding 50S ribosomal protein L6, translating into MSRIGKLPITLPAKVEIKVADGTVQVKGPKGELTQKLNDGITVKIDGTTLTVERATESKEHRAQHGLYRSLINNMVIGVSQGFKKEQELVGVGYKASNQGQLLDLVLGYSHHVIFDIPAEVKVSTKQDKGQNPMIILESADKQLLGAVAAKIRSLREPEPYKGKGVKFVNEVLRRKAGKSAAKK; encoded by the coding sequence ATGTCCCGCATAGGTAAACTTCCGATCACCCTGCCTGCTAAGGTGGAGATCAAGGTCGCCGACGGAACCGTTCAAGTGAAAGGTCCGAAGGGCGAGCTGACGCAGAAGCTGAACGACGGTATCACCGTCAAGATCGACGGAACCACGTTGACCGTCGAGCGTGCAACCGAATCGAAAGAGCATCGTGCCCAGCACGGCTTGTATCGCTCGCTGATCAACAACATGGTGATCGGTGTGTCCCAGGGCTTCAAGAAAGAGCAGGAACTCGTGGGTGTCGGCTACAAGGCCAGCAACCAGGGTCAATTGCTCGATCTCGTCCTCGGTTATTCGCACCACGTGATTTTCGACATCCCGGCTGAGGTGAAAGTCTCGACGAAGCAGGATAAGGGCCAGAACCCCATGATCATTCTCGAGAGCGCCGACAAGCAGTTGTTGGGTGCTGTTGCCGCGAAGATCCGTTCGCTGCGCGAGCCGGAACCTTACAAGGGCAAGGGTGTCAAATTTGTGAATGAAGTCCTCAGACGGAAAGCCGGTAAGTCGGCCGCTAAAAAATAA
- the rpsK gene encoding 30S ribosomal protein S11, with protein MATQTNAAKAAKTAKKKVVKVEATGRAYVTATFNNIIISLTNESGQVISWSSAGKMGFKGSKKNTPYAAQMAAADASKVAHDMGLRKVKVFVRGPGAGREAAMRSLHQNGIEVTEIMDITPIPHNGCRAPGRRRV; from the coding sequence ATGGCAACGCAAACCAACGCAGCGAAGGCCGCCAAGACGGCCAAGAAAAAAGTGGTGAAAGTGGAGGCCACGGGTCGCGCCTATGTGACCGCTACCTTCAACAACATCATCATCTCGTTGACCAACGAGTCGGGCCAGGTGATTTCCTGGAGTTCCGCCGGCAAGATGGGCTTCAAAGGATCCAAGAAGAACACGCCGTACGCCGCCCAGATGGCAGCAGCGGACGCTTCGAAGGTGGCCCACGACATGGGTCTCCGCAAAGTGAAAGTGTTCGTTCGCGGACCGGGTGCAGGACGTGAAGCAGCGATGCGTAGCCTCCACCAGAATGGAATTGAGGTGACCGAGATCATGGATATCACCCCGATCCCTCACAACGGATGTCGCGCTCCCGGCCGTCGTCGCGTCTAA
- the rpmJ gene encoding 50S ribosomal protein L36: protein MKVKPAIKKRSVDCIIVRRKGRLYVINKKNPRFKQRQG from the coding sequence ATGAAAGTAAAACCCGCCATCAAGAAGCGCAGCGTAGACTGCATCATTGTGCGACGCAAGGGCCGCTTGTATGTCATTAACAAGAAGAACCCGCGTTTCAAACAGCGCCAGGGCTGA
- the secY gene encoding preprotein translocase subunit SecY, producing MKNLIQTIKNIFKIEDLRVRILNTLLFLLVYRLGSHIVLPGVDPLQLDALRQQTSGGVLGLLDMFSGGAFSHSSIFALGIMPYISASIVIQLLSMAVPYFQKLQKEGESGRKKINNITRWLTVIITGFQAPGYIVNLQAQVPSAIISVSNPELVSPFQFWLTSIVILTAGTIFVMWLGERITDKGIGNGISLIIMIGIIARLPASFRDEFASRMNQGGGLVVLLIELVALAAVIAFVILLVQGTRRIPVNFAKKIVGNKQYGGVRQYIPLKVNAAGVMPIIFAQAIMFIPATIAQYFPESSASQGILTTFGNYTSFWYNFVFATLIILFTYFYTAIAVNPNQMADDMKRNNGFIPGVKPGRSTADFIDDVMSKITLPGAIFLALIAILPTFAMLLNVNNNFAHFYGGTSLLIMVGVVLDTLQQIESHLLMRHYDGLMKSGRIKGRSTVASAV from the coding sequence ATGAAGAACCTGATCCAGACGATTAAGAATATCTTCAAGATCGAAGACCTCCGGGTCCGGATCCTGAACACCCTGCTGTTCCTGCTGGTATACCGCCTCGGTTCGCACATTGTGCTTCCGGGTGTGGATCCGTTGCAACTGGATGCCCTGCGTCAGCAGACGTCCGGCGGTGTCTTGGGTCTTCTCGACATGTTCTCCGGCGGCGCGTTCTCGCACTCGTCGATCTTCGCGCTCGGTATCATGCCGTACATCTCCGCTTCGATCGTGATCCAGCTGTTGAGTATGGCAGTTCCGTACTTCCAGAAGCTCCAGAAGGAAGGCGAAAGCGGTCGTAAAAAGATCAACAATATCACCCGTTGGCTGACGGTGATCATCACCGGCTTCCAGGCCCCTGGTTACATCGTTAACCTGCAGGCTCAGGTTCCTTCGGCCATCATCTCCGTATCCAATCCGGAATTGGTGTCGCCGTTCCAGTTCTGGCTGACCTCCATCGTCATTCTGACGGCCGGGACCATCTTCGTGATGTGGCTGGGTGAGCGGATCACGGATAAGGGTATCGGCAACGGTATTTCCCTGATCATCATGATCGGCATCATCGCCCGACTGCCCGCGTCGTTCCGCGACGAATTCGCATCGCGCATGAACCAGGGTGGCGGATTGGTCGTGCTCCTGATCGAACTGGTAGCGCTTGCTGCCGTGATTGCCTTCGTGATCCTGCTGGTGCAGGGTACGCGGCGCATTCCGGTGAATTTCGCCAAGAAGATTGTCGGCAATAAGCAATACGGCGGTGTACGTCAGTATATCCCCTTGAAAGTGAATGCAGCCGGTGTCATGCCGATCATCTTCGCGCAGGCGATCATGTTCATCCCGGCAACGATCGCCCAGTATTTCCCGGAGTCCTCTGCTTCGCAGGGAATTCTGACCACCTTCGGAAACTACACTTCGTTCTGGTACAACTTCGTATTCGCTACGCTGATCATCCTGTTCACCTACTTCTACACGGCAATCGCCGTCAACCCGAACCAGATGGCGGATGACATGAAGCGGAACAACGGATTCATTCCGGGTGTGAAGCCGGGTCGAAGCACGGCGGATTTCATTGATGACGTCATGTCGAAGATCACGCTTCCGGGTGCGATCTTCCTTGCCCTCATCGCGATTTTGCCGACCTTTGCGATGTTATTGAATGTCAACAACAACTTCGCTCACTTTTACGGCGGGACCTCCCTGCTGATCATGGTGGGTGTAGTACTGGATACACTTCAGCAGATTGAGAGCCACCTGCTGATGCGTCATTACGACGGGCTCATGAAGAGTGGGCGGATCAAGGGTCGTTCGACCGTTGCTTCCGCTGTTTAA
- the map gene encoding type I methionyl aminopeptidase → MLYYKTLEEIELIRQSSLLVAKTLAEVAKSIRPGITTIELDRIAETFIRDQGAVPAFLNYNGFPNSLCISVNSQVVHGIPGKAELKDGDICSVDCGVLKDGFYGDSAYTFPVGDVAASTLNLLRITRECLYEGIAKAVAGNRLGDISSAIQEYAESNGYSVVRELVGHGIGRHLHEKPEVPNYGKRGSGLVLREGLVIAIEPMINMGTKGVVHERDGWTIRTADNKPSAHFEHTVAIGKEKADILSSFDYVEEALKTNTNIKVIN, encoded by the coding sequence ATGCTGTACTATAAGACGCTCGAAGAGATCGAACTGATCAGGCAGAGTTCTTTACTTGTTGCCAAGACCCTTGCCGAGGTGGCGAAATCCATCCGGCCGGGCATAACGACGATTGAGTTGGACCGGATCGCGGAAACGTTTATTCGTGACCAGGGTGCCGTTCCAGCCTTTCTCAATTACAATGGCTTTCCCAACAGCCTTTGTATCTCTGTGAATTCGCAGGTGGTACATGGCATTCCGGGAAAGGCGGAATTGAAGGATGGTGATATCTGCTCGGTCGATTGTGGTGTGTTGAAAGATGGGTTCTATGGAGATTCCGCTTATACATTTCCGGTAGGGGATGTAGCGGCATCGACCCTGAACCTGTTGCGCATCACGCGGGAATGCCTGTACGAAGGGATCGCGAAAGCAGTCGCGGGAAACCGGCTCGGGGATATCAGCTCCGCCATTCAGGAGTATGCTGAATCAAACGGTTACTCCGTAGTGCGCGAACTGGTCGGTCACGGGATCGGCCGCCACCTGCACGAGAAACCCGAGGTGCCGAATTACGGCAAGCGGGGGAGTGGGCTGGTGTTGCGCGAAGGGCTGGTCATCGCCATCGAACCCATGATCAATATGGGAACGAAGGGGGTGGTGCACGAGCGGGATGGCTGGACCATCCGGACGGCGGACAACAAACCGTCGGCGCACTTCGAGCACACGGTCGCGATTGGCAAGGAAAAAGCAGACATACTGAGTTCTTTCGACTACGTGGAGGAAGCGCTCAAAACGAATACTAACATTAAGGTTATCAACTGA
- the rpsE gene encoding 30S ribosomal protein S5 has protein sequence MSETNVKRVKSSEIELKDRLVGVNRVTKVTKGGRAFTFAAIVVVGDESGVVGHGLGKAKEVSDAVQKGIDDAKKNLVKVPVMKGTIPHEAHGKFGGAYVFLKPAAPGTGVIAGGAMRAVLESVGIHNVLAKSKGSSNPHNVVKATIDALAQMRDPATVAQQRGIKMARVFNG, from the coding sequence ATGTCTGAAACAAACGTTAAACGCGTCAAGTCGAGCGAAATCGAACTGAAGGACCGCCTGGTCGGCGTGAACCGGGTCACCAAGGTGACCAAAGGTGGCCGCGCCTTCACCTTTGCCGCCATCGTGGTGGTAGGAGACGAGTCCGGTGTAGTCGGTCACGGCCTTGGCAAAGCGAAAGAAGTATCCGATGCTGTACAGAAAGGCATCGACGACGCGAAGAAGAACCTGGTAAAAGTGCCGGTCATGAAAGGCACCATTCCGCATGAAGCGCACGGTAAGTTTGGTGGCGCATACGTGTTCCTGAAGCCGGCAGCACCCGGTACCGGAGTAATCGCCGGCGGTGCAATGCGTGCCGTTCTGGAGAGCGTAGGCATCCACAACGTACTGGCGAAGTCGAAGGGTAGTTCCAACCCGCACAACGTGGTGAAAGCTACGATCGACGCGCTGGCGCAGATGCGTGATCCGGCTACGGTTGCTCAGCAACGTGGCATCAAGATGGCCCGAGTATTCAACGGTTAA
- the rplO gene encoding 50S ribosomal protein L15 produces the protein MNLSSLKPAKGSVRNNVRRGRGTGSGMGGTATRGHKGAQSRSGYSAKRGFEGGQMPLQRRVPKFGFKNPFRKEYNGINLDTLQKLAEAKKLSSIDFASLLESGLVSKRDRVKILGRGELKSKLDVKAHAFSATAKAAIEAKGGTTTIIEA, from the coding sequence ATGAATTTGTCGTCCCTTAAACCTGCGAAAGGTTCCGTTCGAAACAACGTACGCCGCGGCCGTGGTACCGGTTCCGGTATGGGCGGTACCGCTACACGCGGTCACAAAGGCGCCCAGTCCCGCTCCGGCTACAGCGCGAAGCGCGGATTTGAAGGTGGCCAGATGCCCTTGCAGCGTCGTGTTCCGAAGTTCGGTTTCAAGAATCCGTTCCGCAAGGAATACAACGGCATCAACCTGGACACGCTCCAGAAGCTGGCTGAAGCCAAGAAACTCAGTTCGATTGATTTCGCCTCCCTGTTGGAGAGCGGATTGGTCAGCAAGCGTGACCGTGTAAAGATCCTCGGTCGCGGAGAGTTGAAGTCCAAGCTGGATGTCAAGGCGCACGCCTTCTCCGCTACCGCAAAGGCCGCCATTGAAGCTAAAGGAGGAACCACGACCATCATCGAGGCATGA